In Ailuropoda melanoleuca isolate Jingjing chromosome X, ASM200744v2, whole genome shotgun sequence, a single genomic region encodes these proteins:
- the LOC105239870 gene encoding COUP transcription factor 2-like isoform X1, whose amino-acid sequence METVVNTRSDPPPDEMPSLQGSQVFQVLPEPGPPPSAQYLPQTPRQGGPVSTRAEMAAGQPPPQGQPPPQPPPQQQQQQHIKCVVCGGKSSGKHYGQFTCQACKSFFKRSVGKSLNFKCHANKDCCIDQHHRNHCQYCRFKKCIDVGMKIAAVYKNRKPPARPTHGQLVLSNGESLSLHSNLSGYISLLLDAEPYTLFGSGSQCIQPNKILTLENVGEQAARVLFGAIEWSRKIPFFPDLPMNDQVALLCLTWCDLFMLNWARCSMPLHVIPFLAATSLHMSPASSDEMAIFMDHLQIFQEQMEKFKALHVDPAEYSCLKAIALFTSDAVGLSNVANVESFQERSQCALEQYVKRQYSTQPIRFGKLLLRLPSLRTVSSSVIEQLFFTRLVGKTSIKALIQDMLLSDNSDN is encoded by the exons ATGGAAACGGTAGTCAACACCAGGAGCGACCCCCCCCCAGATGAGATGCCCAGCTTGCAGGGCAGCCAGGTCTTCCAGGTACTGCCCGAGCCAGGCCCGCCACCCAGTGCCCAGTATCTGCCACAGACGCCCCGCCAAGGGGGCCCAGTCAGCACGAGGGCAGAAATGGCGGCT GGGCAGCCGCCTCCTCAGGGGCAGCCGCCACCACAGCCGCCGccgcagcagcagcaacagcagcacaTCAAGTGCGTGGTATGCGGAGGCAAGTCAAGCGGCAAGCACTATGGCCAGTTCACATGCCAGGCCTGCAAGAGCTTCTTCAAGCGCAGTGTGGGGAAGAGCCTGAACTTCAAATGTCACGCCAACAAAGACTGTTGCATTGACCAGCACCACCGCAACCACTGTCAGTACTGCCGCTTCAAAAAGTGCATCGACGTGGGTATGAAAATAGCAGCAGTGTACAAGAACAGGAAACCGCCCGCCCGGCCAACCCATGGGCAGTTAGTGTTGAGCAACGGGGAATCCCTCAGCTTGCACTCTAACCTGTCTGGATATATTTCTCTGCTGCTCGACGCCGAGCCCTATACCCTGTTCGGGTCAGGCAGCCAGTGCATACAGCCCAACAAAATCTTGACCCTCGAGAACGTTGGCGAACAGGCTGCCCGGGTGCTCTTCGGCGCCATTGAATGGTCCCGGAAGATCCCCTTCTTCCCTGACCTGCCCATGAATGACCAAGTGGCTCTGCTTTGCCTCACCTGGTGTGACCTGTTCATGCTCAACTGGGCACGGTGCTCCATGCCCCTCCATGTCATCCCGTTCCTGGCTGCCACCAGCTTACACATGTCGCCAGCATCCTCCGACGAGATGGCCATCTTTATGGACCACCTACAGATTTTCCAAGAGCAAATGGAGAAGTTCAAAGCTCTGCACGTCGATCCCGCTGAATACAGCTGTCTCAAAGCCATAGCCCTGTTCACTTCAGATGCCGTTGGTCTCTCTAATGTAGCCAATGTGGAAAGCTTTCAGGAAAGGTCCCAGTGTGCTTTGGAGCAATACGTTAAGCGCCAGTACTCCACCCAACCGATACGATTTGGAAAGCTTTTGCTTCGCCTCCCTTCCCTCCGCACAGTCTCCTCCTCAGTGATAGAGCAATTATTTTTCACCCGTTTGGTAGGTAAAACCTCCATCAAAGCTCTCATCCAGGATATGTTACTGTCAGACAACAGCGATAACTAG
- the LOC105239870 gene encoding COUP transcription factor 2-like isoform X2 produces the protein METVVNTRSDPPPDEMPSLQGSQVFQVLPEPGPPPSAQYLPQTPRQGGPVSTRAEMAAVGQGSLGGFSGDQQQQQQHIKCVVCGGKSSGKHYGQFTCQACKSFFKRSVGKSLNFKCHANKDCCIDQHHRNHCQYCRFKKCIDVGMKIAAVYKNRKPPARPTHGQLVLSNGESLSLHSNLSGYISLLLDAEPYTLFGSGSQCIQPNKILTLENVGEQAARVLFGAIEWSRKIPFFPDLPMNDQVALLCLTWCDLFMLNWARCSMPLHVIPFLAATSLHMSPASSDEMAIFMDHLQIFQEQMEKFKALHVDPAEYSCLKAIALFTSDAVGLSNVANVESFQERSQCALEQYVKRQYSTQPIRFGKLLLRLPSLRTVSSSVIEQLFFTRLVGKTSIKALIQDMLLSDNSDN, from the exons ATGGAAACGGTAGTCAACACCAGGAGCGACCCCCCCCCAGATGAGATGCCCAGCTTGCAGGGCAGCCAGGTCTTCCAGGTACTGCCCGAGCCAGGCCCGCCACCCAGTGCCCAGTATCTGCCACAGACGCCCCGCCAAGGGGGCCCAGTCAGCACGAGGGCAGAAATGGCGGCTGTCGGCCAGGGCAGCCTTGGTGGCTTCAGTGGTGAC cagcagcagcaacagcagcacaTCAAGTGCGTGGTATGCGGAGGCAAGTCAAGCGGCAAGCACTATGGCCAGTTCACATGCCAGGCCTGCAAGAGCTTCTTCAAGCGCAGTGTGGGGAAGAGCCTGAACTTCAAATGTCACGCCAACAAAGACTGTTGCATTGACCAGCACCACCGCAACCACTGTCAGTACTGCCGCTTCAAAAAGTGCATCGACGTGGGTATGAAAATAGCAGCAGTGTACAAGAACAGGAAACCGCCCGCCCGGCCAACCCATGGGCAGTTAGTGTTGAGCAACGGGGAATCCCTCAGCTTGCACTCTAACCTGTCTGGATATATTTCTCTGCTGCTCGACGCCGAGCCCTATACCCTGTTCGGGTCAGGCAGCCAGTGCATACAGCCCAACAAAATCTTGACCCTCGAGAACGTTGGCGAACAGGCTGCCCGGGTGCTCTTCGGCGCCATTGAATGGTCCCGGAAGATCCCCTTCTTCCCTGACCTGCCCATGAATGACCAAGTGGCTCTGCTTTGCCTCACCTGGTGTGACCTGTTCATGCTCAACTGGGCACGGTGCTCCATGCCCCTCCATGTCATCCCGTTCCTGGCTGCCACCAGCTTACACATGTCGCCAGCATCCTCCGACGAGATGGCCATCTTTATGGACCACCTACAGATTTTCCAAGAGCAAATGGAGAAGTTCAAAGCTCTGCACGTCGATCCCGCTGAATACAGCTGTCTCAAAGCCATAGCCCTGTTCACTTCAGATGCCGTTGGTCTCTCTAATGTAGCCAATGTGGAAAGCTTTCAGGAAAGGTCCCAGTGTGCTTTGGAGCAATACGTTAAGCGCCAGTACTCCACCCAACCGATACGATTTGGAAAGCTTTTGCTTCGCCTCCCTTCCCTCCGCACAGTCTCCTCCTCAGTGATAGAGCAATTATTTTTCACCCGTTTGGTAGGTAAAACCTCCATCAAAGCTCTCATCCAGGATATGTTACTGTCAGACAACAGCGATAACTAG